The following proteins come from a genomic window of Dongia rigui:
- a CDS encoding VOC family protein, with translation MLLLLSAAARQSCNKTAKWETMMKLNPYLTFHGNAREAFEFYAKVLRGKIVMMLTNGETPMRDQCSPTGLARIAHTRLVIGDQVLMASDSPEGMECQTQGMMVSLNVDTPAEATRIYNELGAGGKVTMPLAETFWSHAFAMFTDKFGIPWMVNCEKPM, from the coding sequence ATGCTGCTGCTTCTAAGCGCCGCCGCGCGGCAATCCTGCAACAAGACCGCTAAATGGGAGACGATGATGAAGCTCAACCCCTATCTGACCTTTCACGGCAATGCCCGCGAGGCGTTCGAGTTCTATGCCAAGGTCCTGCGCGGCAAGATCGTCATGATGCTGACCAATGGCGAAACGCCGATGCGCGACCAATGCTCACCCACCGGCCTCGCGCGCATTGCGCATACGCGCCTTGTCATCGGCGACCAGGTGCTGATGGCCTCCGACAGCCCGGAAGGCATGGAGTGCCAGACCCAGGGCATGATGGTGTCGCTGAATGTCGACACGCCGGCCGAGGCGACGCGGATCTATAACGAGCTCGGCGCGGGCGGGAAGGTGACCATGCCGCTCGCCGAGACCTTCTGGTCGCATGCCTTCGCCATGTTCACCGACAAGTTCGGCATTCCCTGGATGGTGAACTGCGAAAAGCCGATGTAG
- a CDS encoding DUF1428 domain-containing protein: MRYIEAFVLPVPKKNLAAYQKLARKTAKIFKKHGALEVYEYVGDDLDVTYAVPFPKLAKIKKGETVIFSWMVFKSKAHRDKVNAEFFKDPLTSGMDMSKLPFDVKRMCMGGFKLLVAG, translated from the coding sequence ATGCGTTACATCGAAGCTTTCGTGCTGCCCGTGCCGAAGAAGAACCTCGCCGCCTATCAGAAACTCGCCCGCAAGACGGCCAAGATCTTCAAGAAGCATGGTGCGCTGGAGGTCTACGAATATGTCGGCGACGATCTTGATGTCACATACGCCGTTCCCTTCCCAAAGCTTGCCAAGATAAAAAAAGGCGAGACCGTGATCTTCTCCTGGATGGTCTTCAAATCGAAGGCGCATCGCGACAAGGTCAATGCCGAATTCTTCAAGGATCCGCTGACGTCCGGCATGGACATGTCGAAGCTGCCCTTCGACGTGAAGCGCATGTGCATGGGTGGCTTCAAGCTCCTCGTCGCGGGCTGA
- a CDS encoding TetR/AcrR family transcriptional regulator, with the protein MSDAMTTAGRRQPTQARAKERVELILSIAQARIAASGSDALRMSDIAAEAGISIGSLYQYFPDKAAIIGTLAERYNAEGQACVAAIFAGVTEPAHLEAALVATLDGYYRMFCAEPVMRDIWSATLADKALQEIDAADCRAHGEQLADLLHRLKSAKRQRDERDRAAFLTMQLIAAIVRAAIAQPRQEGDALIETAKRLRPWAGLVDQIVAQ; encoded by the coding sequence ATGAGCGACGCGATGACGACGGCAGGACGGCGCCAGCCGACGCAGGCCCGGGCCAAGGAGCGGGTCGAGCTGATCTTGTCGATCGCGCAGGCGCGCATCGCGGCATCAGGCAGCGATGCGCTGCGCATGAGCGACATCGCGGCTGAGGCCGGCATCTCGATCGGCTCGCTCTACCAATACTTCCCTGACAAGGCCGCCATCATCGGGACGTTGGCCGAGCGCTATAACGCCGAAGGGCAGGCCTGCGTGGCGGCGATCTTCGCTGGCGTCACGGAGCCTGCCCATCTTGAAGCGGCGCTCGTTGCGACACTCGACGGCTATTACCGCATGTTCTGCGCGGAGCCGGTGATGCGCGACATCTGGTCGGCGACCTTGGCCGACAAGGCGCTGCAGGAAATCGACGCCGCCGATTGCCGTGCCCATGGCGAACAGCTGGCCGATCTGCTGCACCGCCTGAAAAGCGCCAAGCGGCAGCGCGACGAACGCGACCGCGCCGCGTTTCTCACCATGCAGCTGATCGCGGCCATCGTGCGTGCGGCCATCGCGCAGCCGCGGCAAGAAGGCGACGCCCTGATCGAGACGGCAAAGCGCCTGCGTCCCTGGGCCGGGCTCGTCGATCAGATCGTCGCGCAGTAG
- a CDS encoding c-type cytochrome: MKRAFLAAILFLFMALQAPSAEAAGNPARGAALYAEDCSACHAADTDQRGPHHRGLFSRQAGSVPGFDYSDALRGAGFIWSDQLLDAWLADPEALLPGQDMNVSVEDAQDRADLIAYLKTLQP; the protein is encoded by the coding sequence ATGAAACGGGCGTTTTTGGCGGCAATCTTGTTCCTTTTCATGGCCTTGCAGGCGCCGTCGGCTGAAGCGGCGGGCAATCCGGCGCGCGGCGCCGCGCTTTACGCCGAGGATTGCAGCGCCTGTCACGCGGCAGACACGGACCAGCGCGGGCCGCATCATCGCGGCCTGTTCAGCCGGCAAGCCGGCTCGGTCCCCGGCTTCGATTATTCGGATGCCTTGCGCGGTGCAGGCTTTATCTGGAGCGACCAATTGCTCGATGCCTGGCTTGCCGACCCCGAAGCCCTGCTGCCGGGCCAGGACATGAATGTCTCGGTCGAGGACGCACAAGACCGGGCCGACCTCATCGCCTATCTCAAAACCCTGCAACCTTGA
- a CDS encoding anthrone oxygenase family protein: protein MLDWLTTSLTFLLALGSGLIAGVFFAFSSFVMGALGRLPAAQGIAAMQSINVVVINPIFLGVFMGTALLALLVAGYALSHLSMPGMGYVALGSVLYVIGSFAVTVFGNVPLNEALVPLQPDSADAALFWPRYLKDWVMWNHVRTVASLAASGAFIWAMRTL, encoded by the coding sequence ATGTTGGATTGGCTCACCACATCCCTCACCTTTCTGCTGGCCCTGGGGTCCGGCCTGATCGCCGGTGTGTTCTTCGCATTCTCGAGTTTTGTCATGGGCGCGCTCGGCCGCTTGCCGGCAGCCCAGGGCATCGCCGCGATGCAATCGATCAATGTCGTCGTCATCAATCCGATCTTCCTCGGCGTCTTCATGGGCACGGCCTTGCTGGCGTTGCTGGTGGCGGGGTATGCGCTCAGCCACCTGTCGATGCCAGGCATGGGCTATGTCGCCTTGGGGAGCGTGCTCTACGTGATCGGCAGCTTCGCCGTCACTGTCTTCGGCAATGTGCCGCTGAACGAGGCGCTGGTCCCGCTCCAACCCGACAGCGCCGATGCCGCCCTGTTCTGGCCCCGCTATCTCAAGGATTGGGTCATGTGGAACCATGTGCGGACCGTGGCGTCGCTCGCGGCCAGCGGCGCCTTCATCTGGGCCATGCGGACCCTGTAG
- the alkB gene encoding DNA oxidative demethylase AlkB produces MIQDLFSDSTEQLDDGAWLLRGFALEKAVPLIAAIEAVAKAAPFRHLVTPGGFRMSVAMTNCGAYGWVSDRRGYRYDAVDPDTGRAWPAMPSSFLDLGREAAQAAGYAQFNPDVCLVNRYTPGTRLTLHQDRDEGDFAHPIVSISLGVPATFLWGGLARGDKTRRYALYHGDVVVWGGPSRLRFHGIAPLKSADHPLTGNLRFNLTFRRQGS; encoded by the coding sequence ATGATCCAGGACCTTTTCTCCGACAGCACCGAACAGCTCGACGACGGCGCCTGGCTCCTGCGCGGCTTTGCGCTGGAGAAGGCCGTGCCGCTCATCGCGGCGATCGAGGCGGTGGCAAAGGCGGCACCCTTTCGCCATCTGGTGACGCCGGGCGGCTTTCGCATGTCGGTCGCGATGACCAATTGCGGCGCCTATGGCTGGGTCTCGGACCGGCGCGGCTATCGCTATGACGCGGTTGATCCCGACACGGGTCGGGCCTGGCCGGCGATGCCGTCTTCCTTCCTCGATCTCGGGCGGGAAGCGGCGCAGGCCGCCGGCTATGCCCAGTTCAATCCGGATGTCTGCCTGGTCAACCGCTACACCCCCGGAACAAGGCTGACCTTGCACCAGGACCGGGACGAGGGCGATTTTGCGCATCCCATCGTTTCCATCTCCCTCGGCGTCCCCGCCACATTCCTGTGGGGCGGCTTGGCGCGCGGCGACAAGACCCGGCGTTATGCACTCTACCATGGCGATGTCGTCGTCTGGGGCGGTCCGTCCCGGCTGCGCTTTCACGGTATCGCCCCGCTCAAATCGGCGGATCATCCGCTCACCGGCAATCTCCGCTTCAACCTCACCTTCCGTCGGCAGGGTTCTTAA
- a CDS encoding 2OG-Fe(II) oxygenase, giving the protein MKRIDWQAVGTALDSDGHAVLPGFLAAADCAALIAGYDDERHYRSRVVMERHGFGRGEYKYFSYPLPPLIAQQRATLYAQLVPIANRWNAAMGLGLRYPETHADFLGQCHQAGQVRPTPLILRYNPGDYNCLHQDLYGALAFPLQIAVLLSQPGADFEGGDFVLTEQRPRQQSRPMVVPLQKGDAVLFAVHHRPVAGTRGTYRVNLRHGVSRVTAGQRYTMGIIFHDAT; this is encoded by the coding sequence ATGAAGCGCATTGACTGGCAGGCGGTCGGCACTGCGCTCGATTCCGACGGCCATGCCGTGCTGCCTGGTTTCCTGGCGGCGGCAGATTGCGCCGCCCTCATCGCCGGCTATGACGATGAGCGGCATTATCGCAGCCGCGTGGTGATGGAGCGGCATGGCTTTGGCCGCGGCGAATACAAATACTTCAGCTATCCGCTGCCGCCGCTCATTGCGCAACAGAGGGCGACGCTCTATGCCCAGCTGGTTCCCATCGCCAACCGCTGGAACGCGGCGATGGGGCTGGGTCTGCGCTATCCGGAAACCCATGCCGATTTCCTCGGGCAATGCCACCAGGCCGGGCAGGTGCGGCCGACGCCGCTCATCCTGCGCTACAACCCTGGCGACTATAATTGCCTGCACCAGGACCTATATGGTGCGCTTGCCTTTCCGCTGCAGATCGCGGTCCTGCTGTCGCAACCCGGTGCCGATTTCGAGGGCGGCGACTTCGTGCTGACTGAACAGCGCCCGCGCCAGCAATCCAGGCCGATGGTCGTGCCGCTGCAAAAGGGTGACGCCGTGCTCTTTGCCGTGCATCATCGGCCGGTGGCGGGTACGCGCGGCACCTATCGCGTCAACCTGCGCCATGGGGTGAGCCGTGTCACCGCCGGGCAACGTTATACGATGGGCATCATTTTTCACGACGCGACATGA